CCTTGAGATGCAGCTTGAGGTATCCTTGTACAAGAACCACATCCATTAAATGACCATCCATGATATGAACACTGCAAATCACCATTTTCATCTAATCTCCCTTCCTACAAACACCCATACATCAAAAACTTTAAAGAGGAGTGctaaaaacacatataaaaagTATCCTCAAGCAAAATCGAGAAGTGGATTTGTACAGATAAAGGAGCAAGACGATGAGGGCATTTGTCATCCAAAGCAACCCACTGAGATCCAGATTTATCAAACCAGATAACTATATCACGATTCAGTAGCTGAAACGGTGTGGGTAAACTCGGGTCGAGATCTTCCACTAATGAAACTGGGTACCAATGATCTCTCCAAGAGAATTTCGACGACGAATCTTGTTCATCATTTTCTGTATCTTCAATATCACTAGATTTTGAATCTagcttctcttcttcttcagtagctgttgttgttgttggaggTGCAGCTACTCTAAGAGGAGATGAAATTAGcgtattttttttccttgtaatttgaagaaaattatgaGGTTTGAAAGGTAGTGAAGACTGTAAGGAAGATGAAATTGAAAGAATTTGAGGAGTTGGTAGTAACAGAGAAGAAACCATTATTGAGTTAATCAATGTTTTGTGTTACTAATACACATATGTTCaagtaaagaagaagaagaaggatttGCGTGCAAGTTATGAACAATGTGTTTGAATTGGAATTTGATGAGTTTTGTGGTTTGTGAGGGAGGGCCCAGAAAATGAAAGCTGTGGTGGTGGTGCTTTAGGGAGAAGAAGAGACCGTGTTAACGCGGAGTGGTAAATACTTCTTTTATTTGGTTAGAGTTCTTAGGCTTGACTCATTCGAATATGGAATCGTATTTTTATTAGAGAGCTCTTTATTCTCAACGTGacacaaattcaaatttgattAGGTTACACATGATAATAATTGTGAAAGTAAAGAGGAGATAAAATCAATGGTTAAATGTCAATAGCAAAATATTTCTATTACACACTTTcaactcaaaattttaaaaaaatatatttctaacaTGTGTTTGGAGTAAGGACTAAGGAGTGGAAAAGAAAATGATCTTGAAATGTCACAATATTTAGATAAGTTATTTagtataatttcataatatatcatATCGTAGcatattacattatatattattttgataaaaatatattaatatatcctATCGTTATCGATTGAATGTCATAATCAATACTTACAAGAAAATAAGATAGATCTAAGATcgaaaaaaagatgaaataaaattattaaacaaaatgagaagaaagaaaaataaaattataatacagTCACACCAAATTGAtgattatacaaaataaaaatttttcaATGTTatctaataataaatttaacaatacagtaCAGTAATAAAAGAGTCATTTTCTTAAAAGATTTCACCAACCAAATATGgaaaatatgtcaaaacacGCCCTAGTAGCAACAATTTTCttctttgctttttttttctattcataaaaaaaaatctagttcTATTCCCAATTCCCACCAatgttttccttttcttttacttGAATTTGGTATGAAAGTAAGTGCCTTCTTCCATTTAAAccaaatcattaaaaagagggggggaaaaaaaattcaattttccctttctttttacCCTCATTTTCAAACTTCTTACTGAAAATTCTAGCCCCGTTCCACGCAGCATATTACATATTGTTGTTTCTGAACAATAAAGCAACATCACACTTACATATCTGAAAATCTCTAAAAGAACAATTTTTCTTGAAACAGTAGTGTCCAAGCTAGATAGGACGCTCCTCGATCACACTCTCAAACATGCAAATTTCCTCCAGAGTTTTCGATAACAATGGTGTCCAGGCCAGCTAGGGTGCTCCTGGATCACTCTCAAACATGCTAATTTCTCCTGAGCCAGTTTCAACAGACTCTCATTATTATCTCTTTTCATTGAATAGAaagaaaaaggggaaatctaGAGTGACTTCAATAACTAGCAAAACTAATATCTAATCAAGAAAGATGTTATTTCTTAGGGTATGTTTGATGATCAGGTCCAATATCACGCGATCCCGTGTTGATGTAAGGGCCACGAAATGTCGCCTGGGGTGGCAATGGCTTTGATGAATCAATGACTGGAGTTGCCCTTGATGATCTTGACCTGAATTGAAACAATGAATTAGCTTACAATTAAGCAAAACAATATGAAAGATCACctctttatttatttgacaAGCAATGAAGTCTTGCTTACGCCATGTAAAACGGAAAGGATAAGCCAGCAGATGCAAAGACTAGCAAGCCTGTGGCAACAATGACATTGCGTTTCCGAGACATCAAGTGAGATGAAGTAGGATGTTTAAGTATCTAACAactgaaaaaaagaaaaagatgaggAATAAGTGACAGCCGGAAAAGAAATCCAGGAATGAAAACCATTAAACTTCAGTCACAAGTTACAACTCTATAAGAATATTTAAACATGCAGTATATCTTTTAGAATCTTGCTCAAAGCAATATGATTTTGAGGCAAAATACTATCTTCCAGAAAACCAAAAGAATTAATGTCTACACGTAACAGTTCAAAGTTTCT
The DNA window shown above is from Solanum lycopersicum chromosome 11, SLM_r2.1 and carries:
- the LOC101263786 gene encoding uncharacterized protein: MSRKRNVIVATGLLVFASAGLSFPFYMASRSSRATPVIDSSKPLPPQATFRGPYINTGSRDIGPDHQTYPKK